A window of Parambassis ranga chromosome 10, fParRan2.1, whole genome shotgun sequence contains these coding sequences:
- the synpo gene encoding synaptopodin has product MEVEKGHTSVRRGVSWSPGGLRKPLQLTQDMSTPGTDYDASWETTGVNKEHMSRKTNLTRSASLSEKELKEARVRSQIITAQLTIPSNSCSRGVQLFNRRKQRVNAFTLESCGEGSEEDRAENVKTNPSSNKLSWAERSSEEKDRDLNFKNSTTKPLFSPRGRVHSAGDIMDEPGKDFHKEEDMEDSVIKERHFLPVKEEQEEEEEGRDEIHQEPEDNFKQDIPPESNNTDTVVMGHAEGEAEINGGHAGPVPAGKLLNGCHSTSAPERASLPTTKQTTTFINRTARPFFSPPTVQSPEAASPVMDIPPPPSYSTPPLPAFTVPQPAVFSPPPPPPSYPTPPLPAFTNQPPQTYCSSSPAMSAVMSPSSPPPSNFPVSQYPPMPHYGPPAAPKPTKIIPQPAGERKLGAPIKTGILEEGAARRATKKSMFTFKEKQVIPPNPDLLSLVQGVDEKKKHGHRPVPEPAPEEELLALGAEASNFLAKEADKAEGARAPEWASCLKSSRTRPREEHRPEQNLTNVSGKGAELFAKRQSRMEKYVVENQNPGQMRSPSPTMSLPPSWVYPSNMPGRVKAIAKNSDMSAQLSQTLKAQQAVKQKPKPKAPAPEPVPEPPPLENGCSKIEMDLSRHRPYQINSSLFTFNPVKDPICTLPRGAPQARNLTSTQHFSRQISLPNSPPSHFSTQCMSPRLPLSPTGGPECPSNPAPGYSGITSPVSAFSPERVSSPRSGAQAPRPTFSAKKAGITPQTPKESSLSDVPTETTTPTRTPSLTRRFSSPDGPAAGTWTSSLQTNPSSSSIRSVTSPVCSPSSTRCQSPLASQNLKFSTVASSSTSRPSQTSTAISPCSPPWSSRCQSPMVSQSSSTPAFRPSQTTTTTSPVSPPWSARCQSPVVSQNNKSSTAPCFSISRPLQTSTVASPCSPPWGSRCQSPAVNQNTQSSSISTPRPSRTSTTTSPWGSRCQSPLVGQNTQSSSAFRPSQTSTATSPISPSWGSRSQSPALLHSSLSFPAPKPLYTSSASSPVSLPKDNRCMSPTVSNPDSKANHRLLAKNIINAAKRKNSPSPGALSGHSLPISPMGNSHHGYDCHKPPISPFQSRALGAQSPTFTSPPPTPTQRICSPVRLYNTRSLTDSDASVESEDSGLRSPGLQSYNTCPRGWGGSLRVKRSTVSTDL; this is encoded by the exons TCACCGCTCAGCTCACTATCCCATCCAACTCCTGCTCTAGGGGCGTACAGCTCTTCAATCGACGCAAGCAGAGAGTCAACGCCTTCACACTTGAAAGCTGCGGAGAGgggtcagaggaggacagagctgAGAATGTGAAAACAAACCCCTCCTCCAATAAACTATCATGGGCAGAGAGAAGCAGTGAGGAAAAAGATAGAGATCTGAACTTTAAGAATAGCACCACTAAGCCACTCTTCTCTCCACGTGGAAGGGTACATTCAGCAGGTGATATCATGGACGAGCCGGGTAAAGATTTCCACAAAGAAgaagacatggaggacagtgttATCAAGGAGAGGCATTTCCTTCCGGTaaaagaagagcaggaggaagaggaagagggaagagATGAAATCCACCAGGAGCCAGAGGACAACTTCAAGCAGGATATTCCCCCAGAGAGTAATAACACTGATACAGTCGTGATGGGACATGCTGAAGGGGAAGCAGAGATAAATGGAGGCCACGCAGGGCCAGTTCCTGCTGGAAAGCTCCTTAATGGCTGTCACAGTACCTCTGCACCCGAGAGGGCGTCTTTACCCACAACCAAGCAGACAACCACCTTCATCAATAGAACTGCCAGGccctttttctctcctcccacAGTGCAGTCTCCAGAGGCAGCCAGTCCTGTCATGGacatcccccctcctccttcgtactccactcctcctctccctgctttCACTGTCCCCCAACCTGCGGTGTTCTcgcctccacctccgcctccatCATATCCAACACCTCCTCTACCAGCCTTCACAAATCAACCTCCACAGACCTACTGCTCCAGCTCACCCGCAATGTCTGCTGTCatgtctccttcctctcctccgcCATCTAATTTCCCAGTGTCTCAGTACCCACCCATGCCCCATTATGGCCCCCCGGCAGCCCCGAAGCCCACCAAAATCATTCCTCAGCCTGCTGGAGAGAGGAAGCTGGGAGCACCAATCAAAACAGGAATACTTGAGGAGGGTGCTGCCAGGAGGGCAACTAAGAAGTCAATGTTCACGTTCAAAGAGAAGCAAGTGATACCTCCAAACCCTGACCTGCTCTCTCTAGTGCAGGGGgtggatgaaaaaaagaaacatggacACAGACCTGTGCCTGAACCTGCACCTGAAGAAGAGTTACTGGCTCTGGGAGCAGAGGCTTCCAACTTTCTTGCCAAAGAAGCGGACAAGGCAGAAGGTGCACGAGCTCCAGAGTGGGCCTCCTGTCTTAAGAGCTCAAGAACCCGACCACGAGAAGAGCACCGGCCAGAGCAAAACCTTACCAATGTGTCTGGAAAAGGGGCCGAGCTGTTTGCCAAACGTCAGTCCAGGATGGAGAAATATGTTGTTGAGAATCAAAATCCAGGCCAGATGAGGTCTCCTTCTCCTACAATGTCTCTGCCACCATCTTGGGTTTACCCATCAAACATGCCTGGGAGGGTTAAAGCCATCGCTAAGAACTCCGACATGAGCGCTCAGCTTTCACAAACTCTGAAGGCCCAACAAGCAGTTAAGCAAAAACCAAAGCCTAAAGCCCCAGCACCAGAGCCGGTTCCAGAGCCCCCTCCCTTAGAGAATGGGTGCTCCAAAATAGAGATGGACTTGTCAAGGCACCGGCCCTACCAGATCAACTCCTCTCTCTTTACTTTTAATCCAGTCAAAGACCCAATTTGTACCCTACCCAGAGGGGCACCGCAGGCCAGGAACCTGACCTCCACTCAACATTTCTCCAGACAGATTTCCTTACCTAACAGTCCTCCCTCTCACTTCAGTACCCAATGTATGTCTCCTCGGCTGCCTCTCAGCCCCACAGGAGGACCGGAGTGCCCATCAAATCCTGCCCCTGGGTATTCAGGGATCACGTCTCCTGTGTCTGCCTTTTCTCCAGAGCGGGTATCCTCTCCCAGGTCAGGAGCGCAGGCACCGAGGCCCACATTCTCTGCCAAGAAGGCAGGGATTACACCACAG ACACCAAAGGAGTCCAGCCTTTCTGACGTTCCTACTGAGACAACCACACCAACCAGGACACCTAGCCTTACCAGGCGTTTCAGCAGCCCTGATGGCCCGGCTGCTGGAACCTGGACCTCCAGCCTCCAAACAAACCCCTCTTCCAGCTCCATCCGCTCAGTCACGTCCCCTGTGTGCTCACCAAGCAGTACAAGATGCCAGTCCCCTCTGGCAAGTCAGAATCTCAAATTTTCCACTGTTGCCTCCAGTTCCACCTCCAGGCCCTCCCAAACATCCACAGCCATCTCCCCATGTTCTCCTCCTTGGAGTTCAAGATGCCAGTCCCCAATGGTCAGCCAGTCCTCCTCCACTCCTGCTTTCAGACCTTCTCAAACCACAACAACGACTTCTCCTGTGTCCCCACCTTGGAGTGCAAGATGCCAGTCCCCAGTAGTGAGCCAGAATAACAAGTCTTCCACTGCTCCCTGCTTTTCTATATCCAGACCTCTCCAAACATCTACAGTTgcatctccctgctctcctccATGGGGATCAAGATGCCAGTCACCAGCAGTAAACCAGAATACCCAGTCTTCCTCTATTTCCACACCCAGACCTTCCCGAACTTCTACAACTACTTCTCCGTGGGGATCAAGATGCCAATCACCATTGGTAGGCCAGAACACCCAGTCCTCCAGTGCCTTCAGACCCTCCCAAACATCTACTGCCACATCTCCAATCTCTCCTTCATGGGGCTCACGCTCTCAGTCTCCTGCACTCCTTCACAGCAGTTTGTCCTTCCCTGCCCCTAAACCTCTGTACACATCCTCCGCCAGCTCTCCTGTTTCCCTGCCCAAAGACAATCGCTGCATGTCCCCTACAGTCAGTAACCCAGACTCTAAAGCGAACCATCGCCTCCTGGCCAAGAATATCATCAATGCAGCCAAACGTAAAAACAGCCCCTCCCCTGGTGCACTGAGCGGTCACAGCCTCCCCATCTCACCTATGGGGAACTCCCATCATGGTTACGACTGTCACAAACCACCCATCAGCCCTTTCCAGTCACGGGCTCTGGGGGCCCAGTCACCCACATTTACCAGTCCTCCTCCCACTCCAACTCAGAGAATCTGCTCACCTGTGAGGCTCTACAACACTCGCTCCCTGACCGACTCTGATGCCTCTGTTGAGTCTGAAGACTCAGGCCTCCGGTCGCCTGGACTGCAGTCCTACAACACCTGTCCTCGTGGCTGGGGTGGCAGCCTGAGGGTGAAGAGGAGCACTGTGTCCACTGACCTGTAA